From a region of the Chitinophaga caseinilytica genome:
- a CDS encoding metallophosphoesterase family protein: MNIHYAGRWLLATCFFLPQARAQQARPDNIVLNVTADPSRSAAVNWRTNAVTDSSYAEIAPASPDPAFTAKAVRVPAATSGIISDTIAARYHSVVFNDLQPNTEYAYRVGKGNDWSEWFQFRTAGLPGQPFSFIYLGDAQTNLRSLWSRAIRKAWSAAPDARLIIHAGDLVNRGNNYDEWQQWFEAGSFIHASVPGLMSPGNHEYHYPKDSGQVSVFWRPQFALPENGPAGLEETCYYTDVQGARFISLNSQEIEINERLLHLQRDWLEKVLQENKQRWTIVTFHHPVLSTKKTRDNKFIREYIKPLLDKYKVDLVLTGHDHTYARGRDGNQGPVYAVSVSGPKMYEIDPAPWMAVTGSHEQFYQIIRVDDKAIRYTAYTVDGEVHDAFELTKQPGRQNLLKNVKKP; encoded by the coding sequence ATGAACATACACTATGCAGGCAGGTGGCTCCTCGCCACCTGCTTTTTCTTACCACAGGCCCGGGCGCAACAGGCCAGGCCGGATAACATCGTACTGAACGTAACCGCCGATCCCTCGCGTTCCGCAGCGGTAAACTGGCGAACCAACGCCGTTACCGACTCCAGCTACGCCGAGATCGCGCCGGCATCGCCGGATCCCGCGTTCACGGCCAAAGCCGTCCGCGTGCCGGCCGCCACCAGCGGGATTATTTCCGATACGATCGCCGCGCGGTACCACTCCGTCGTGTTCAACGACCTGCAGCCCAACACCGAATATGCGTACAGGGTAGGGAAGGGCAACGACTGGAGCGAATGGTTCCAGTTCCGCACCGCCGGCCTCCCCGGCCAGCCGTTCTCCTTCATTTACCTGGGAGACGCGCAAACCAACCTCCGCTCCCTGTGGTCCCGCGCGATCCGCAAAGCATGGTCGGCCGCGCCGGACGCCAGGCTCATCATCCATGCGGGCGACCTCGTCAACCGCGGCAACAATTACGACGAATGGCAACAGTGGTTCGAAGCGGGAAGCTTTATCCATGCGTCCGTTCCCGGACTCATGTCGCCCGGGAACCACGAATACCATTACCCGAAAGACAGCGGGCAGGTATCCGTGTTCTGGCGGCCGCAGTTCGCGTTGCCGGAAAACGGGCCCGCCGGACTGGAGGAAACCTGCTACTACACCGATGTGCAGGGCGCAAGGTTCATTTCCCTCAATTCGCAGGAGATCGAGATCAATGAAAGGCTCCTCCATCTGCAGCGCGACTGGCTGGAAAAAGTATTGCAGGAAAACAAACAGCGATGGACGATCGTGACCTTCCATCACCCGGTGCTTTCCACGAAAAAGACCCGCGACAACAAGTTCATCCGCGAATACATCAAACCCTTGCTGGACAAGTATAAGGTAGACCTCGTGCTTACCGGGCACGACCATACCTACGCCCGTGGCCGCGATGGCAACCAGGGCCCTGTATACGCCGTTTCCGTGAGCGGGCCGAAGATGTACGAGATCGACCCCGCGCCATGGATGGCGGTTACGGGATCGCACGAACAATTTTACCAGATCATCCGCGTGGATGACAAAGCCATACGTTACACTGCCTATACGGTGGACGGTGAAGTGCACGATGCTTTCGAGCTGACGAAGCAGCCCGGCCGCCAGAATTTGCTGAAGAATGTAAAGAAACCATGA
- the pafA gene encoding alkaline phosphatase PafA, with protein sequence MIQTFIRRAMPVLAMTLLLTEAAQAQTQQRRAGRPKIVVGMMVDQMRWDFLYRYAERYGDGGFKRLLREGFRCEQTYINYAPTVTACGHTSVYTGSVPAVHGIMDNDWFSREKGRGVYCTEDSSVMPVGISATKGGMSPRNMLTTTVTDELRMATNYESKVVGVALKDRGSILPAGHAANAAFWYDGGSGNWITSTYYMQELPGWAKQYNAARRPQALLAKGWETLYPISTYHLSEADDKNYENTFKHEQAPVFPHSFTGMESGSIRSTPFGNTLTFEFAKAAIEGYGLGSGKATDFLAVSFSSPDAVGHQFGPNSIETEDVYLRLDKDLADFFGYLDGRFGKGNWLYFITADHGVSHSPGYLEEHRLPTGTLDGKGVIASLNTDLEKIYGVKNAIMATAADQLYLDRPAFAAKNADMKAVSDFIIRRLREVPEIADAVWLPEIGTAGLHEPLQTMLQNGYNRKRGGDIIIIMNSGVKNGSRKGATHGLWYPYDAHIPLVWMGWGINSGGRSFRTMGMTDIAPTVAALLNIQVPSGNIGHVIGEAIRADKP encoded by the coding sequence ATGATACAGACTTTTATCCGCCGGGCCATGCCCGTATTGGCCATGACACTGCTGCTAACAGAAGCCGCGCAGGCCCAGACGCAGCAGCGGCGAGCGGGCCGCCCGAAAATAGTAGTGGGGATGATGGTAGACCAGATGCGCTGGGATTTCCTGTACCGGTACGCTGAACGCTACGGCGATGGCGGGTTTAAAAGGCTCCTGCGCGAAGGGTTCCGATGCGAACAGACTTACATCAATTACGCGCCTACCGTTACCGCCTGTGGACATACATCCGTTTACACCGGCAGCGTGCCCGCCGTACATGGGATTATGGATAACGACTGGTTCAGCCGGGAAAAGGGCAGGGGCGTGTATTGCACGGAAGACAGCTCGGTAATGCCGGTCGGGATTTCGGCCACCAAAGGCGGTATGTCGCCCCGGAACATGCTTACCACCACCGTGACCGACGAGCTGCGCATGGCCACGAACTACGAAAGCAAAGTAGTCGGCGTGGCGCTGAAGGACAGGGGCTCCATCCTCCCCGCGGGCCATGCGGCCAACGCGGCTTTCTGGTACGACGGCGGTTCCGGCAACTGGATCACGAGCACGTATTACATGCAGGAACTGCCCGGCTGGGCAAAGCAATACAACGCGGCGAGGCGTCCGCAGGCGTTGCTGGCTAAAGGATGGGAAACGCTCTATCCCATTTCCACTTACCATCTCAGCGAGGCAGACGACAAAAACTACGAAAACACTTTCAAACATGAGCAGGCGCCGGTTTTTCCGCACAGCTTCACCGGCATGGAAAGCGGTTCCATCCGTTCCACGCCTTTCGGCAACACGCTCACTTTCGAATTCGCCAAAGCGGCCATCGAGGGGTATGGGCTGGGAAGCGGTAAGGCGACGGATTTCCTGGCCGTGAGCTTTTCCTCGCCCGATGCGGTGGGCCATCAATTCGGCCCGAATTCCATCGAAACGGAAGATGTGTACCTACGGCTCGATAAAGACCTCGCCGATTTCTTCGGGTATCTCGACGGTCGTTTCGGGAAAGGGAACTGGTTGTATTTCATCACGGCCGACCATGGTGTGTCCCATTCCCCCGGATATCTCGAAGAACATCGTCTGCCTACGGGAACGCTGGACGGAAAAGGCGTTATCGCATCGCTCAATACCGATCTGGAAAAAATATACGGTGTGAAAAACGCCATCATGGCTACGGCGGCCGATCAGTTGTACCTCGACCGGCCCGCTTTCGCGGCGAAGAACGCAGACATGAAAGCCGTGTCGGACTTCATCATCCGCCGCCTCCGTGAAGTGCCGGAGATCGCCGATGCTGTCTGGCTCCCGGAAATCGGTACCGCCGGTCTGCACGAGCCCCTTCAAACGATGCTGCAAAACGGCTATAACCGCAAACGCGGCGGCGATATCATCATCATCATGAATTCCGGCGTGAAGAACGGCAGCCGCAAAGGCGCCACGCACGGCCTCTGGTACCCGTACGACGCCCACATTCCGCTCGTATGGATGGGCTGGGGCATCAACAGCGGCGGCCGCAGCTTCCGGACAATGGGCATGACCGACATCGCGCCCACGGTAGCCGCCCTGCTCAACATCCAGGTGCCGAGCGGAAACATCGGGCACGTGATCGGGGAGGCCATCCGGGCAGATAAACCTTAA
- a CDS encoding DUF5107 domain-containing protein, with the protein MSNNAVKVWEESIIIPTYGVGRPDRNPMFFEKRVYQGSSGAVYPNPVIEKILDDKEDVSWKAVFLENRYLKIMILPELGGRVQMAFDKIGNRHFIYYNQVIKPALVGLCGPWISGGIEFNWPQHHRPSTYEAVDHAIETNADGSVTVWVNEIEKMFRTKGMAGFTLHPDKAYLEIKGKLYNRTPLPQTFLWWANPAVKVNDHYQSVFPPDVHAVFDHGKRDVSSFPIATGTYYKVDYAPGTDISRYKNIPVPTSYMAIRSDYDFVGGYEHDTEAGVLHVANHHISPGKKQWTWGHSDFGVAWDKNLTDEDGPYIELMTGVYTDNQPDFSWLMPYEEKSFTQYFLPYRQLGLIQNASKDLLLHSSLDKGALLVKVFATGAETLQSLEVKLNGEVVFKDVFNVSPEQVFEQRVPLPAGTPESAIETLIRGTDGNVRLRYQASAKTETEIPTPAQAAKSPADTENNEQLFLTGLHLEQYRHATYSPVDYYTEALRRDPKDVRCNNALGAWYLRRGQFAKAEPFLRKAVETLTQRNPNPYDGEPLYNLGLCLQMQGRHDEAYEQYHKAVWNSAWQDSGYFALAQLSTARGEFETALEQIDWSIDRNGRNNKARVLKAAVLRKMGRYDEALAVCTEGLHRDLFNLGLYHEQLLSFHITGKSREAETTQNTLQRLARGHAPNYLENALDMMAAGLFEEAIAWLGLLPDDASPLKFYYLAWSHHRSGDAQATKAALQQAAATDPYLCFPNRMEDVNILQFAIAQNPADGKAPYYLGCLWYDKKQYDEAIAMWQESIRRNDSFPTVHRNLGIALYNKRNDAAGALQHFEKAFSLDTEDARVLMELDQLHKRLGSPARERLSRLERYPAAVQWRDDLYLEHAALYNYLGEHETALQRILQRKFHPWEGGEGKVSGQYVYALIALARKDLANGMPEAAVAKLQSAQQWPDSLGEGKLFGIRENDIHYWMGKALEAMGKSTEAVQYFTRATEGTSEPTAAMYYNDAPPEKIFYQGLAWAALGRKDNADAIFSKLLDYGTLHAEDEVRIEYFAVSLPDLLIFEDDLTERNRLHCVFLKGLGYLGLGESTAASAAFHEVLGKDMHFAAKAHLSIIQETTKTASAKTNADHA; encoded by the coding sequence GACAAGATCGGCAACAGGCATTTCATTTATTATAACCAGGTCATCAAACCGGCGCTGGTAGGGCTCTGCGGACCGTGGATCTCCGGCGGCATCGAGTTCAACTGGCCGCAGCATCACCGGCCCAGCACTTACGAAGCGGTAGACCATGCCATAGAAACGAATGCAGATGGCAGCGTGACCGTTTGGGTGAACGAGATCGAAAAAATGTTCCGGACCAAAGGCATGGCCGGATTTACATTGCACCCAGACAAGGCGTACCTCGAGATCAAAGGCAAATTATACAACCGCACTCCCCTGCCCCAGACCTTCCTCTGGTGGGCGAACCCCGCCGTGAAAGTGAACGATCATTACCAATCCGTTTTTCCGCCAGACGTTCATGCGGTATTCGATCACGGCAAGCGCGACGTATCCTCCTTCCCCATCGCCACCGGCACGTACTACAAAGTAGATTATGCGCCGGGAACGGATATTTCGAGATATAAAAATATTCCCGTCCCTACGTCTTACATGGCGATCCGTTCGGATTACGATTTTGTGGGGGGATACGAGCACGATACGGAAGCGGGCGTGCTGCACGTGGCCAACCATCACATCTCGCCCGGCAAAAAACAGTGGACCTGGGGGCATAGCGATTTCGGGGTGGCGTGGGACAAAAACCTCACCGATGAAGACGGGCCGTACATCGAGCTGATGACCGGTGTCTATACCGATAACCAGCCCGATTTCAGCTGGCTGATGCCTTATGAAGAGAAATCCTTCACCCAGTATTTCCTTCCATACCGGCAACTGGGCCTCATCCAGAACGCCAGCAAAGACCTCCTCCTCCACAGCTCGCTGGACAAAGGCGCGCTCCTCGTGAAAGTGTTCGCCACCGGCGCGGAAACGCTGCAATCGCTGGAAGTGAAACTGAACGGCGAAGTTGTCTTTAAAGACGTATTCAACGTGTCGCCGGAACAGGTGTTCGAACAGCGGGTGCCCCTGCCCGCGGGAACCCCGGAATCCGCCATCGAAACGCTCATCCGCGGAACGGACGGGAACGTTCGCCTGCGATACCAGGCTTCCGCAAAAACGGAAACCGAAATCCCCACGCCCGCACAAGCCGCCAAATCGCCCGCGGACACCGAAAACAACGAACAGCTTTTCCTCACGGGGCTCCATCTTGAACAATACCGCCACGCCACGTATTCGCCCGTGGATTATTATACCGAGGCGCTGCGCCGCGACCCGAAAGACGTGCGCTGCAACAATGCGCTCGGCGCCTGGTACCTCCGCCGCGGACAATTCGCCAAAGCCGAGCCATTCCTCCGCAAAGCCGTGGAAACTCTCACCCAACGCAACCCCAACCCTTACGACGGCGAACCGCTCTACAACCTGGGGCTGTGCCTGCAAATGCAGGGCCGCCACGACGAAGCTTACGAGCAGTACCACAAGGCGGTTTGGAACAGCGCCTGGCAAGACAGCGGGTATTTTGCCCTCGCACAGCTCAGCACCGCGCGTGGTGAGTTTGAAACGGCGCTGGAGCAGATCGATTGGTCGATCGACAGGAACGGGCGCAACAACAAAGCCCGTGTGCTGAAAGCGGCGGTCCTCCGCAAAATGGGGCGATACGACGAAGCGTTGGCCGTTTGCACGGAAGGCCTCCACCGAGATCTTTTCAATCTCGGCCTATACCACGAACAGCTGCTCTCTTTCCATATTACCGGCAAATCCCGCGAAGCGGAAACCACCCAAAACACCTTGCAGCGCCTGGCCCGGGGCCACGCGCCCAACTATCTCGAAAATGCCCTCGACATGATGGCCGCCGGGCTTTTCGAAGAAGCCATCGCCTGGCTGGGCCTCCTGCCCGATGATGCCTCGCCGCTGAAATTTTATTACCTGGCCTGGAGCCACCACCGCTCCGGCGATGCACAAGCCACCAAGGCAGCCCTTCAACAAGCCGCGGCAACGGATCCCTACCTCTGCTTCCCCAACCGGATGGAAGACGTGAACATCCTGCAGTTCGCCATCGCGCAAAACCCTGCAGACGGGAAAGCGCCGTATTACCTCGGTTGCCTGTGGTACGATAAAAAGCAATACGACGAAGCGATCGCCATGTGGCAGGAATCCATCCGCAGAAACGATTCCTTCCCCACCGTTCACCGCAACCTCGGCATCGCGCTGTATAACAAGCGCAACGACGCCGCCGGCGCGCTGCAACATTTCGAAAAAGCGTTCTCGCTGGATACGGAAGATGCGCGCGTGCTCATGGAGCTCGACCAGCTGCATAAACGGCTGGGCTCCCCGGCCCGGGAGCGGCTCAGTCGCCTGGAACGCTACCCCGCGGCCGTGCAGTGGCGCGATGACCTTTACCTCGAACACGCCGCGCTGTACAATTACCTCGGCGAGCACGAAACCGCCCTGCAACGCATCCTCCAAAGAAAATTCCATCCCTGGGAAGGCGGAGAAGGCAAAGTGAGCGGCCAATACGTCTACGCCCTCATCGCGCTGGCCCGAAAAGACCTGGCCAACGGCATGCCCGAAGCCGCGGTGGCAAAGCTCCAAAGTGCGCAACAGTGGCCCGATTCCCTGGGAGAAGGCAAACTGTTCGGCATCCGAGAAAACGATATTCATTATTGGATGGGCAAAGCCCTCGAAGCCATGGGCAAAAGCACCGAAGCCGTACAATATTTCACGCGGGCCACGGAAGGCACTTCCGAGCCAACGGCCGCCATGTATTACAACGACGCGCCGCCCGAGAAGATCTTCTACCAGGGCCTCGCATGGGCCGCCCTCGGCCGGAAAGACAATGCAGACGCCATTTTCAGCAAGCTGCTCGATTATGGCACCTTGCATGCGGAAGACGAAGTGCGCATCGAATATTTCGCGGTATCGCTGCCCGACCTGCTCATTTTCGAAGACGATCTCACCGAAAGAAACCGCCTGCATTGCGTGTTTCTGAAAGGACTGGGCTATCTTGGCCTCGGCGAATCCACTGCCGCGTCGGCCGCTTTCCACGAAGTATTGGGGAAAGACATGCACTTCGCCGCTAAAGCACATTTGTCCATCATCCAGGAAACAACGAAGACGGCTTCCGCAAAAACCAACGCAGATCATGCATAG
- a CDS encoding sugar-binding domain-containing protein — protein MHRLIFIPLFILFSVTAAAQNLSLAGTWQFATDSLDKGISEGWQNKTFTQTLRLPGTLDDAGVGAKPSLSADSLTRSVMLMLSRKHRYIGPAWYAREIVVPQNWKGNEVSLFLERVLWTTHVWIDGREIGTRELLSTPHRYDLGKSLTPGKHRIVVRVDNRRQYDMSSNNMAHAYTDGTQIMWNGLLGKLELQSRPAAHITNVQTWPDLQHRILRITINVMNAGPVSSGTLLLQTARLKKAVPVQLKEGENKVETELTVPEGFAEWDEFKPVLHTLSAELKTPVSAHRQQLRFGWREITNKNAQLQINGKRMFLRGTLECAIFPLTGHPPMDRKGWAKVFSSAKAYGLNHLRFHSWCPPEAAFAVADSMGFYLQAELPFWNNNAGKDTAMNRWLALEAEHISREYGHHPSFAFWSMGNELEGNFDWLETMVAQLKKADPRHLYTTTSFTFQKDHGGWPEPGDEFFITQWTKKGWVRGQGIFNTIAPSFNNDYTKETEGLPVPIITHEIGQYSVFPNMEEIKKYTGVLDPLNFKAVRNDLQRKGLLHLAPAFLQSSGKFAALLYKEEIERAMKTKYFSGFQLLDLHDFPGQGTALIGILDAFWDSKGLVTPAEHRMYCQPAVPLLRFEKASYRNRETFSAAAEAANFSGGILHNVTPEWIVSGKDGKVLFRGKLRQQNIPEGTGQQLGEFGFPLAGIAKATALTIELRIGERHNRWNIWVYPEKQTDEFSGVHYTRSATEAMTLLAEGKKVLLNPDTANIRGVAGRFAPVFWSPVHFPDQPGTMGVLCDPKHPALADFPTEAWSDWQWWHIITASKTMVLDELPPIDPVVRVIDNFFKNRKMANVIEAKVGSGKLMLVSANLTNDPGAQQLKRSLMAYMHGGRFQPKTTLTVEQVQSLLK, from the coding sequence ATGCATAGACTTATTTTCATACCGCTTTTCATCCTCTTTTCCGTAACGGCTGCGGCGCAAAACCTTTCGCTGGCGGGCACCTGGCAGTTTGCCACCGACTCGCTGGACAAAGGGATTTCCGAAGGCTGGCAAAACAAAACCTTCACGCAAACGCTCCGCCTGCCCGGCACGCTCGACGATGCCGGCGTGGGCGCGAAGCCTTCGCTGTCGGCCGATTCGCTTACCCGCAGCGTGATGCTCATGCTGTCCAGGAAGCACCGCTACATCGGCCCGGCCTGGTATGCGCGCGAGATCGTTGTTCCCCAAAACTGGAAAGGGAACGAGGTATCTCTTTTCCTCGAGCGCGTGCTCTGGACCACCCACGTCTGGATCGACGGCAGGGAAATCGGTACGCGGGAACTGCTCAGCACGCCGCACCGGTACGATCTCGGCAAATCGCTCACGCCCGGCAAACACCGCATCGTTGTCCGGGTGGATAACCGCCGGCAGTACGACATGAGCTCCAACAACATGGCGCACGCCTATACAGACGGCACGCAGATCATGTGGAACGGGCTCCTGGGCAAGCTGGAACTGCAATCCCGGCCAGCGGCGCACATTACCAATGTGCAAACCTGGCCCGACCTGCAACACCGCATACTTCGCATCACTATAAACGTTATGAACGCGGGCCCCGTTTCGTCCGGGACCCTGCTTTTACAAACCGCCCGTTTGAAGAAAGCGGTGCCGGTCCAACTGAAAGAAGGGGAAAACAAAGTGGAAACGGAATTGACGGTGCCGGAGGGATTTGCGGAGTGGGACGAGTTCAAACCCGTGCTGCACACACTTTCCGCCGAGCTGAAAACGCCCGTTTCGGCGCACCGCCAACAGCTGCGTTTCGGCTGGCGCGAAATCACCAACAAGAATGCGCAATTGCAGATCAACGGCAAGCGCATGTTCCTCCGCGGCACGCTGGAATGCGCCATTTTCCCACTCACCGGCCACCCGCCGATGGACCGTAAAGGCTGGGCGAAAGTGTTTTCTTCCGCCAAAGCTTACGGCCTCAACCATTTGCGCTTCCATTCGTGGTGCCCGCCGGAAGCGGCTTTCGCCGTGGCGGACTCGATGGGGTTCTATTTGCAGGCGGAGCTTCCGTTCTGGAACAATAACGCCGGGAAAGATACCGCCATGAACCGCTGGCTGGCGCTGGAAGCGGAACACATCAGCCGCGAATACGGCCACCATCCCTCGTTCGCGTTCTGGAGCATGGGCAATGAGCTGGAAGGAAATTTCGACTGGCTGGAAACGATGGTGGCGCAGCTGAAGAAAGCCGATCCCCGTCACCTCTATACCACCACCAGCTTCACGTTCCAGAAAGATCACGGCGGCTGGCCCGAACCGGGCGACGAGTTCTTCATCACCCAATGGACGAAAAAAGGATGGGTGCGCGGACAAGGCATCTTCAATACCATCGCCCCATCTTTCAACAACGACTATACCAAAGAAACGGAAGGCCTGCCCGTGCCGATCATCACGCATGAGATCGGGCAATATTCCGTGTTCCCGAATATGGAGGAGATCAAAAAGTACACCGGCGTCCTCGACCCGCTGAACTTCAAAGCCGTCCGGAACGATCTGCAAAGAAAGGGTTTGCTGCACCTGGCGCCCGCTTTCCTCCAATCGAGCGGGAAATTCGCGGCGCTGTTATATAAGGAAGAGATCGAACGGGCGATGAAGACGAAGTACTTCAGCGGTTTCCAGCTGCTGGACCTGCACGACTTCCCCGGCCAGGGCACCGCCCTCATCGGCATCCTCGACGCGTTCTGGGACAGTAAGGGCCTCGTAACGCCCGCGGAGCACCGGATGTACTGTCAACCTGCGGTACCGCTCCTCCGGTTCGAAAAAGCCAGCTACCGCAACAGGGAAACTTTCTCCGCAGCTGCGGAAGCGGCCAATTTCAGCGGCGGCATCCTCCACAACGTTACGCCCGAATGGATCGTTTCCGGGAAAGACGGGAAAGTGCTGTTCCGCGGAAAGCTCCGCCAGCAGAATATCCCCGAAGGTACGGGGCAGCAACTGGGTGAATTCGGTTTCCCCCTGGCAGGGATCGCCAAAGCCACGGCGCTGACCATCGAACTGCGGATCGGTGAAAGGCACAACCGCTGGAACATCTGGGTGTATCCCGAAAAACAAACCGACGAATTCTCCGGCGTTCACTATACCCGTTCCGCCACCGAAGCCATGACGCTCCTCGCCGAAGGCAAAAAAGTGCTCCTCAACCCCGACACCGCGAACATCCGCGGCGTGGCGGGCCGCTTTGCACCGGTGTTCTGGAGCCCGGTCCATTTCCCCGACCAGCCTGGTACCATGGGCGTGCTCTGCGACCCGAAGCACCCTGCCCTGGCGGATTTCCCGACAGAAGCATGGTCAGACTGGCAGTGGTGGCACATCATCACCGCCTCCAAAACCATGGTGCTCGATGAGCTTCCGCCCATCGACCCGGTTGTGCGCGTGATCGACAACTTCTTCAAAAACCGTAAAATGGCGAATGTCATCGAAGCAAAGGTTGGCAGCGGCAAACTGATGCTCGTGTCCGCCAACCTGACCAACGACCCCGGTGCGCAGCAGCTCAAACGTAGTTTGATGGCTTATATGCACGGGGGGCGCTTCCAACCGAAAACTACCCTGACGGTTGAACAGGTGCAATCGTTATTGAAATAG